The Perca flavescens isolate YP-PL-M2 chromosome 8, PFLA_1.0, whole genome shotgun sequence DNA window atcggttctcgatgcccaatcctacttATAATTAGTGTTAAAActgcatattgttttttttttgcagctgaTTCTATGGCACTTTATTCAAAATCTCTAAGAAGAAGCCCCTGAAACAGCTACATCAGGGGCATGGATTAAAAATGAAGCTCATAAAGCTTCCGCTGCTACCAGTTAAGGGTCGGTAGAGCTGTTTAATGGACGGCTGGGAGATGAAGCCAGAGTTTGAGGGCCACTTACCGTCCTACTCTAGAGGCCAGCCTTCCTGCTGAAACACCAGCTCCACCGCCTCCTTCACATCCTCCACCACGAAGGACGGCTGCGTGAGGCTGGGGTCAAAGCGGAAGTCCCTGTGACCGTGGAAGATGTGCTGCTCCGTGACAGTGTGCGCCGGGTCCGAGGGCAGCTCCTGCCGTTCTCTGCTGTACACCCCCGTGCACACCAGGATGGAGCTGCAGCCCTCGGGGAGGTCCTCCTCTGCCCCGTACTCAGCTGACGCTCCGCCTAGTTCGGCTGAGGTCATTTTTGGTGCGTCAGCAGCTTCTGCCAAGGGATCTACACCTCCTCCGCGACTCTTGGCCTGCATCTGGGCCTTGGTGCGGCGAGAAGCCTGAAGGTAGTGGTTGTAGAGGTTGGCGCCGTATACGTCGGCCATGGGGTTATCACTATAAAAAGAGATGAAGTGACAACtggagctgggcaatatatagatattatattgatatcgtcatatgagactagatatcgtcttacattttggatatcgtgatatggcataagtgttgtcttttcctagttttaaaggctgcattacagtcaagtgaggtcattttctgaacttaccagactgttccagctgttctattatttgcctttacacacttagacattatatccacattactgatgattatttatcaaaaatctcattgtgtaaatattttgtgaaagcaccaatagtcaacactacaatatcattgcggtatcgatattgaggcatttggtcaaaaatatcgtgatatttgattttctccatatcgcccagtccTAGTGACAACGCATTAAAAGGGGCTTTTACTTCAAATCAAAGTTTTTGTGTTCAACAAAAGGACAAACAGGACAACTCTTTGAGTGACAAAGGTGGGTCTAAAGTCAAGAGACGACTGAGTCACTCACCCTATAGCATACAGCCTCTTCACAGGTGTGGTCCAGCCAAGTCTCTCGGcctgctgtctaatcagcagCTCAGCGTAGTTATAAGTCACCACACTAGGTTTACCGATCAGAGCCTCGTACTTCAGCTCGTAGCCAGTCACCTTCTTGTACAGGCTCTCTAAGCTCACCAGAAACATACCGTGACCGAACCTATGAGACAGGGACATTAAGTATAATAACACTGTAGTGAAGTGAAAGATAATGTTGCTGGGTGTGATATACGTTCTAATGTGTGTATTCTTTTAACGCACACGCAGAGTACCTGGGATTCTTCGCCTCGGCCATCCACAGCAGGTCCATGTTACAGGCCAGGACTGGGATGTGAGGGTACCGCATCGAACTCCAGGCATTGTCTGGGTTCCCATTCGTCAGAAGCACATCAAGGATAAGCTGGAGGTTGGTCTCCCATCTGATTGGTTCACCAAATAAGATGACAGCTGTAGGGACAAACAGGCAAAGACGGAAATAGCATAAAAGACAGCCATACCCGTGTTCTTTATGAATTGCGTTACACTTATTGCTACAATGTTGACTGTGTGAGGAAACTTACCGTCTATTGGCCAT harbors:
- the hdhd5 gene encoding haloacid dehalogenase-like hydrolase domain-containing 5; translation: MQRIRSLKTGWQLLKSSCEGAAKQVNTSPSTSRNHSHGSSSFGLLFDIDGVLVRGRTPIPAAKQCFRDLVDSNGKYKVPVVFVTNAGNCMRQAKAEHLSHLLEVEVSPDQVMLSHSPLRMFTQFHKMRVLVSGQGPVEEVAHNLGFQDVVTVDMLREAYPLLDVVDHNRRPKDSIPPTKGLWPIDAVILFGEPIRWETNLQLILDVLLTNGNPDNAWSSMRYPHIPVLACNMDLLWMAEAKNPRFGHGMFLVSLESLYKKVTGYELKYEALIGKPSVVTYNYAELLIRQQAERLGWTTPVKRLYAIGDNPMADVYGANLYNHYLQASRRTKAQMQAKSRGGGVDPLAEAADAPKMTSAELGGASAEYGAEEDLPEGCSSILVCTGVYSRERQELPSDPAHTVTEQHIFHGHRDFRFDPSLTQPSFVVEDVKEAVELVFQQEGWPLE